A genomic region of Miscanthus floridulus cultivar M001 chromosome 3, ASM1932011v1, whole genome shotgun sequence contains the following coding sequences:
- the LOC136541718 gene encoding ultraviolet-B receptor UVR8-like: MAGEKAPRAFSIDELPGHLIGEVLTSGGLAAADLARLEATCRALRPLAEYAASKLCAARAAFAAMGPAARGELLERCGGSWKKVLRLLQSVEQSSGTVETSSGSMQVATGRYHTLLVHDSSVYSCGSSLCGVLGHGPDTTQCAAFSRVSFPSLSRVINISASHNHAAFVTESGEVFTCGDNSSLCCGHGEVGRTIFRPMQVEALKGIPCKQVATGLSFTVILTRDGQVYTCGSNTHGQLGHGDTIDRATPKLIELFEGPTQVVQIAAGASYTFAVTDDGTVHSFGSCTNFCLGHGDQHDELLPRAIQSFKRRNIHVVRVSAGDEHAVALDALGYVYTWGRGYCGALGHGDENDKTSPELISSLKGQVAVQVCARKRKTFVLTDEGSVVAFGWMGFGSLGFPDRGSSDKVMRPRVLESLQDHYVSQISTGLYHTVAVTNKGIVFGFGDNERAQLGQEYIRGCLKPTEIMFQKSMEDIPIAAPSG; the protein is encoded by the exons ATGGCCGGGGAGAAGGCGCCGCGCGCGTTCTCCATCGATGAGCTCCCGGGCCACCTCATCGGAGAGGTCCTGACCTCGGGCgggctcgccgccgccgacctcgcCAGGCTCGAGGCCACCTGCCGCGCGCTCAGGCCGCTCGCCGAGTACGCCGCGTCCAAGCTCTGCGCCGCGCGGGCCGCGTTCGCGGCCATGGGGCCCGCCGCCCGGGGGGAGCTACTGGAGAGGTGCGGGGGAAGCTGGAAGAAGGTGCTCAGGCTCCTGCAGTCCGTCGAGCAGTCGTCAGGCACGGTCGAGACCTCATCGGGCAGC ATGCAAGTAGCCACAGGAAGATATCACACACTTTTGGTCCATGACTCTTCTGTCTATTCTTGTGGGTCCAGCTTGTGTGGTGTGCTAGGTCATGGCCCAGATACTACACAGTGTGCGGCATTCAGTCGGGTTTCGTTCCCATCACTTTCTCGTGTTATAAACATCTCTGCTTCACACAATCATGCTGCTTTCGTTACGGAGTCTGGGGAG GTTTTCACCTGTGGTGATAATTCATCATTATGCTGTGGTCATGGCGAAGTGGGGAGAACTATATTTCGACCAATGCAAGTAGAAGCTCTTAAAGGGATTCCCTGCAAGCAG GTTGCTACTGGTCTAAGTTTTACTGTGATTCTTACAAGGGATGGACAAGTATACACTTGTGGAAGTAATACACATGGCCAACTTGGTCATGGTGACACCATAGACAGGGCCACTCCAAAGCTTATTGAGTTGTTTGAAGGCCCCACTCAGGTGGTGCAGATTGCAGCCGGTGCAAGCTACACGTTTGCTGTAACAGATGATGGAACAGTTCATTCCTTTGGGTCTTGCACTAATTTCTGCCTTGGACATGGGGATCAGCATGACGAACTTCTCCCTCGTGCAATCCAATCATTTAAGAGGAGGAACATTCATGTAGTCCGTGTTTCTGCTGGAGATGAGCATGCTGTGGCTCTTGATGCACTAGGATAC GTTTATACTTGGGGCAGAGGATACTGTGGAGCCTTAGGTCATGGTGATGAGAATGATAAAACTAGCCCAGAGTTGATCAGCAGCTTGAAGGGCCAAGTTGCTGTGCAG gTATGTGCAAGGAAGAGAAAGACCTTTGTGCTCACGGACGAGGGCTCAGTCGTAGCATTTGGATGGATGGGCTTTGGGAGTTTAGGGTTTCCTGACCGAGGATCATCGGACAAAGTAATGAGGCCCCGCGTTCTTGAGAGCCTGCAGGATCACTACGTTTCCCAAATAAGCACTGGACTGTATCACACTGTTGCAGTTACAAATAAGGGCATTGTATTCGGGTTCGGGGACAATGAACGAGCACAACTTGGGCAGGAGTACATTCGTGGGTGCTTAAAACCTACTGAGATAATGTTCCAAAAGAGTATGGAAGACATACCAATTGCAGCGCCTAGTGGTTAA
- the LOC136545838 gene encoding disease resistance protein RGA5-like: MEVAVMSAFSGAMASLLSKLTGLLAQDFKLARSVKEDIVSLRDEMSTINASLMELSQMEEPIDDLHRELRGKVRELAYDMEDCVDIFMHRLGDVSKAGFLRELKTLRARCEIAKLISALKARVAQLGNRHKLIIQLPEHPRAVRVDPRIQVLYQDAANLQGIGGQKEKIVELLQDGAPQLKVVSILGTGGIGKTTLANQVYTAIKGKFDYTAFVSVSRIPDLAKVLSDIIIQSRWYSRRQEDENKLISDIRQRLSNERYLIVIDDMWTIEAWNTIKCCFVENNCGSRVITTTRIEDTAKSCCSSFHGYVYRMEPLNDVDSRILFHRRIFHSEDACPEHLKCVSNEILKKCGGLPLAILTIGSILASHQEVGSTEIWEKIMHSLRFQLERSPAFEWLRHVFNLGYNDLSLELKTCMLYLGIFPEDHKIVKDDLLRRWIAEGFVTEKHGVIQEEIAESYFNELINRNMIQIAEFDDCGEVFSCRLHDILLDYIILKCTEENFITIIDGQHSTKGPLDVRRLSLRVRNSESNDVVENMALSQARSFNFCGPTKWLPSLTKFRLLRVLNLDISLDIYCSMDSRRYDMSCILSLFQLRYLRTNGIPSNEKLLTQLRKLEQLKTLKVVREDGNFVLDVQMLPSTLWHLILPDAVKLAGGISHLRNLRTLSEFEIKLHDVGRMKELGELTNLRELKLFQRSYGVGDTSEVLLSSLCKLVNLRSIVVRRGRLKEDVLARWSPPPRHLRRLHVLECIFSTIPADWITHLHNLGSLEILVRSLPSDGIVVLARLTLLVHLKLHVKEHIPREGFVVFHRAAFPNLREMWFRWEAPCLVFEEGTMPRLWSLVIDCYAQGARQADGVLDGIEHLGSLVEFKVHVYEREGYISSMLHCADRKRPRVEEQRRWDRTSLKAALKEAISKHPGSLRVVIETV; this comes from the exons ATGGAGGTGGCAGTGATGAGCGCCTTCTCAGGGGCAATGGCATCGCTCCTCTCCAAGCTCACCGGCTTGCTGGCGCAGGACTTCAAGCTGGCTAGAAGCGTGAAGGAGGACATCGTCTCCCTGAGAGACGAGATGAGCACCATCAACGCTTCCCTCATGGAGCTGTCTCAGATGGAGGAGCCAATTGACGATCTGCATAGGGAGCTCCGTGGCAAGGTGCGTGAGCTAGCCTACGACATGGAGGACTGCGTGGACATATTCATGCATCGCCTCGGCGACGTTAGTAAGGCCGGGTTTCTTCGCGAGCTCAAGACGCTCAGGGCACGCTGTGAGATCGCCAAGCTGATCAGCGCCCTGAAGGCTCGAGTGGCACAACTGGGCAATCGACACAAGCTGATCATCCAGCTGCCCGAGCATCCTCGCGCCGTGCGCGTCGACCCTCGGATACAGGTGCTCTACCAAGATGCTGCCAACCTTCAAGGCATAGGCGGCCAAAAGGAGAAGATCGTGGAGTTGCTCCAGGACGGGGCACCTCAGCTGAAGGTGGTGTCCATCCTGGGGACCGGAGGGATTGGCAAGACAACTCTTGCCAACCAGGTGTACACTGCCATCAAAGGCAAGTTTGACTACACCGCTTTTGTATCGGTGTCCCGAATACCAGATTTGGCCAAAGTCTTGTCAGATATAATCATACAGTCTAGGTGGTATTCTAGAAGACAAGAAGATGAGAACAAACTCATCAGCGACATCCGTCAACGTCTCTCAAACGAAAG GTACCTTATTGTTATTGATGATATGTGGACAATAGAAGCATGGAACACTATCAAGTGCTGTTTTGTGGAGAATAATTGTGGTAGTAGGGTTATAACAACTACACGTATTGAGGATACAGCTAAGTCATGCTGTTCAAGCTTCCATGGCTATGTGTACAGGATGGAACCTCTTAATGATGTTGACTCGAGGATATTATTTCACAGAAGGATCTTTCATTCAGAAGATGCTTGTCCGGAACATTTAAAATGTGTTTCTAATGAAATTTTAAAGAAATGTGGAGGGCTGCCATTAGCCATACTTACCATAGGCAGCATTTTGGCAAGTCATCAGGAGGTTGGTTCGACAGAAATCTGGGAGAAGATAATGCATTCCCTTCGGTTCCAGTTGGAAAGAAGCCCGGCTTTTGAATGGCTGAGACATGTGTTTAATCTTGGCTACAATGATTTATCTCTAGAACTCAAGACATGCATGCTATATCTTGGAATTTTCCCAGAAGATCACAAAATAGTTAAGGATGATTTGTTGAGACGATGGATAGCTGAGGGTTTTGTTACTGAAAAGCATGGTGTCATCCAAGAGGAGATTGCAGAGAGTTACTTCAATGAACTAATTAACAGAAATATGATTCAAATAGCCGAGTTCGATGACTGTGGGGAAGTATTTTCTTGTAGACTGCATGATATATTGCTTGACTATatcatactgaagtgcacagagGAAAACTTCATCACTATAATTGATGGCCAGCATAGCACGAAAGGCCCTTTGGATGTTCGTCGGCTATCCCTTCGTGTCAGAAACTCAGAAAGCAATGACGTTGTGGAGAACATGGCTCTGAGCCAGGCTAGGTCATTTAACTTCTGTGGGCCTACCAAATGGCTGCCTTCTCTGACAAAATTTCGACTCCTGCGAGTTCTAAATCTTGATATCAGTCTTGATATCTATTGTTCCATGGATAGTAGGCGGTACGACATGTCTTGTATTCTCAGTTTGTTCCAACTGAGATACCTGAGAACCAACGGCATTCCCAGTAATGAGAAACTGCTAACACAACTGCGCAAGCTAGAACAACTGAAGACACTGAAGGTAGTCAGAGAAGATGGTAATTTCGTTCTGGATGTTCAGATGTTACCCTCGACGTTGTGGCATCTGATTCTTCCGGATGCTGTGAAGCTGGCAGGTGGGATCAGCCATTTGAGAAACCTCCGTACATTAAGTGAATTTGAAATAAAACTCCATGATGTGGGGAGAATGAAGGAGCTCGGCGAGCTGACCAATCTCAGGGAGCTGAAGCTGTTTCAGCGTTCATATGGTGTGGGAGACACTAGTGAAGTTCTACTCTCTTCCCTCTGCAAACTCGTCAACCTTCGGTCCATAGTCGTCCGCAGAGGACGCCTCAAAGAAGATGTCTTGGCTCGTTGGTCGCCGCCTCCGCGCCATCTCCGCCGTCTACATGTGCTGGAATGCATCTTCTCTACCATCCCAGCTGATTGGATCACCCACCTTCATAACCTCGGCAGCTTGGAAATCCTAGTCCGGTCGCTGCCAAGCGATGGCATTGTCGTTCTCGCCAGGCTCACCTTGCTGGTGCACCTCAAGCTTCACGTCAAGGAGCATATCCCCCGAGAAGGCTTCGTGGTTTTCCACCGCGCGGCGTTCCCAAACCTCAGGGAGATGTGGTTCCGATGGGAGGCGCCTTGCCTTGTGTTCGAGGAGGGGACCATGCCGAGGCTTTGGAGCCTGGTTATAGATTGCTACGCGCAAGGGGCGCGGCAAGCCGATGGTGTGCTTGACGGCATCGAGCACCTTGGTAGCCTCGTGGAGTTTAAGGTACATGTTTACGAGCGCGAGGGCTACATTTCCAGTATGTTGCATTGCGCTGACCGTAAGAGACCACGAGTGGAGGAGCAACGGAGGTGGGACAGGACAAGCCTGAAGGCTGCGCTCAAGGAAGCCATCAGCAAGCATCCGGGAAGCCTTCGCGTTGTCATCGAAACCGTGTAA